Proteins found in one Amphiprion ocellaris isolate individual 3 ecotype Okinawa chromosome 22, ASM2253959v1, whole genome shotgun sequence genomic segment:
- the mcmdc2 gene encoding minichromosome maintenance domain-containing protein 2, whose amino-acid sequence MANILSLKESVLVYLDRSGGLQKLTEDCKRFNDPQQTEAVYRFRIRVNPTDILEMDPVLGDCVLHDPLRATVLFQSVCFLAIRTLSLIEKIHTESQVNVILNFTHLPPFPEYTLDLCSFPRVYGPMRPVSMEGLVTAMTRVTKYTQGARFLCINDDCPCSAGFHHIRVHAPGATESATVRNNFSCMMCSSQLKEDVKFRVLGDKQLVELIHIKALDVLRGHQQSSLRYQSVTLFLRDELCNSMRIGQFYRVLGIPARVHQWPNITWSVEANSVQPWEPEYCHKVSGSFQELLKATASSPWRFSAIVAHCFGLDVAPPGLYNTLKLSLLLSLVQTRTDAKDTFYNLDLLVATTDMLILDRLMTYSLSLAWRGIRHQASGEIFASLSRDEHGAGTANIHAGSALLATGGICMLGDLGYYKKDRLDSIQSVLESHTVSVFIPGKKYGEDADQQLSFPVHCSFWALTDTTRRSGRTDCAVLGTAEMGSVPLQLADAFGLVIQCRDRVGEEALLAQTVHTLQQAVQPGKPQYPSSWEFTAQDYQELIAHAQSLQVELTPAAEKIIHGYYMASRRVRTQSQGVNMSVASIKLLISLAEAHCKLCLRTCVLEEDAVIAVLLCENSVTLKHGASALILPPDAVFPCDLGDVDSLHRRDATLDELHQNILRFIYTYAPGADAYIAEE is encoded by the exons ATGGCTAACATTTTATCGTTAAAAGAGTCAGTTCTGGTCTACTTAGACCGAAGTGGAGGACTCCAGAAGCTTACCGAAGACTGCAAACGTTTCAACG ACCCCCAGCAGACCGAGGCAGTCTACAGGTTTCGTATCAGAGTTAATCCCACAGATATACTAGAGATGGATCCTGTTCTGGGTGACTGTGTTCTGCATGACCCCCTGAGAGcaactgttttgtttcagtct GTTTGCTTCCTGGCCATAAGGACACTTTCACttattgaaaaaatacatacagaGAGTCAG gtAAATGTAATTCTGAACTTTACACATCTGCCTCCATTCCCTGAGTACACACTGGACCTTTGTAGTTTTCCTCGTGTTTATGGCCCCATGAGGCCTGTCTCCATGGAGGGCCTGGTCACTGCCATGACAAGGGTTACGAAGTACACCCAGGGGGCGAGGTTCCTCTGTATCAATGATGACTGCCCCTGTTCTGCAG GGTTCCACCACATCCGAGTCCATGCACCCGGGGCCACAGAATCAGCAACCGTGAGAAACAATTTCAGTTGCATGATGTGCAGCTCCCAACTGAAAGAGGATGTGAAGTTTAGAGTTTTGGGAG ATAAACAGCTGGTGGAGCTGATCCATATCAAAGCGCTGGATGTTTTACGAGGCCATCAGCAAAGCTCACTCAGATACCAATCTGTCACACTGTTTCTCAGAG ATGAGCTGTGTAACTCGATGAGAATCGGTCAGTTCTACAGGGTGTTAGGCATTCCTGCGCGTGTGCACCAGTGGCCCAACATTACCTGGAGTGTAGAGGCAAATAGCGTCCAACCGTGGGAGCCAGAGT ATTGCCACAAAGTCAGTGGCAGCTTCCAGGAGCTGTTGAAGGCCACTGCTTCGTCTCCCTGGAGGTTCTCTGCCATTGTAGCTCACTGCTTCGGGTTGGACGTGGCTCCACCAGGATTGTACAACACACTAAAGCTGAGCCTGTTGCTGAGCTTGGTGCAGACTCGAACAGAtgcaaaagacacattttacaaCTTGGATCTCCTGGTTGCCACCACTGACATGCTCATACTAGACAG ACTAATGACGTACAGCTTGAGTTTGGCCTGGCGTGGTATCAGGCATCAAGCCTCAGGGGAGATATTTGCATCTCTGTCCCGGGACGAACATGGAGCAGGCACTGCTAACATCCATGCTGGTTCTGCCCTGTTAGCCACTGGGGGCATTTGCATGTTGGGAGATCTCGGCTATTACAAGAAGGACCGGTTGGATTCCATTCAGTCAG ttttagaAAGCCACACAGTCTCTGTGTTCATTCCAGGGAAGAAGTATGGTGAAGATGCTGACCAACAGCTTTCCTTTCCAGTCCACTGCAGCTTCTGGGCCCTCACAGACACCACCCGCCGCTCCGGGAGGACAGACTGTGCTGTACTGGGAACAGCA GAAATGGGTTCTGTACCACTTCAGCTGGCAGATGCCTTTGGCCTCGTCATTCAGTGTAGGGACAGAGTGGGAGAGGAGGCCCTGCTTGCACAGACCGTCCACACCCTCCAGCAGGCAGTACAGCCAGGAAAACCCCAGTACCCATCCAGCTGGGAGTTTACTGCTCAAGACTACCAGGAG ctGATAGCCCATGCACAGAGTTTGCAAGTGGAGCTTACCCCTGCAGCAGAGAAAATAATCCACGGTTACTACATGGCGAGCCGTAGAGTCCGAACACAGAGTCAGGGTGTTAACATGTCAGTGGCCTCAATCAAACTACT GATCTCCTTGGCTGAGGCTCACTGCAAGTTATGTCTCAGAACTTGCGTACTGGAAGAGGACGCTGTGATTGCTGTACTCCTTTGTGAGAACTCAGTCACTCTCAAAcatg GGGCCTCTGCTCTCATTCTTCCACCCGATGCAGTGTTTCCTTGTGACCTGGGGGATGTGGACAGTTTGCACAGGAGAGACGCTACCCTGGACGAGCTCCACCAGAATATCTTACGCTTCATCTACACCTACGCACCTGGAGCAGACGCATATATTGCAGAGGAGTAA
- the sgk3 gene encoding serine/threonine-protein kinase Sgk3: MEEQSSLPNVSIPCHNEQRDKKKRYTVYKVMVTVGQHEWFVFRRYAEFDKLYNTLRKQFPSMNLKIPAKRIFGDNFEPEFIKQRRAGLHEFIKRIVSHPQLCNHPDVRTFLLMDKMQHFSDASEDEDDKNSSTSSNINLGPSGNPHAKPTDFDFLKVIGKGSFGKVFLAKRNHDGKYYAVKVLQKKVILNRKEQKHIMAERNVLLKNVKHPFLVGLHYSFQTTDKLYFVLDFINGGELFFHLQRERTFPEPRAKFYIAEMASALGYLHSLNIVYRDLKPENILLDHEGHIILTDFGLCKEGISQTDTTTTFCGTPEYLAPEVLRKQPYDNTVDWWCLGSVLYEMLFGLPPFYSRDTHEMYDNILHKPLAKRPGASSTAWSILQGLLEKDGTNRLGSRDDFNEIRAHSFFSSINWDDLEQKKIPPPFIPNVSSYCDISNFDPEFTEEMVPNSICWTQEHSIVNASVMEADDAFVGFSYAPPSDDSFL, encoded by the exons ATGGAGGAGCAATCCAGTCTCCCCAACGTCAGCATACCCTGCCACAATGAGCAGAGGGACAAGAAAAAGCGCTACACA GTTTACAAAGTGATGGTCACTGTTGGACAACATGAATGGTTTGTCTTCAGACGATATGCAGAGTTTGATAAACTCTACAACACA TTAAGGAAACAGTTTCCATCTATGAACTTGAAAATTCCTGCAAAGAGGATATTTGGCGACAACTTTGAACCAG AGTTCATCAAGCAAAGAAGAGCAGGGTTACATGAGTTTATTAAGCGAATTGTCTCACATCCTCAGCTTTGCAACCA TCCAGATGTGAGGACCTTTCTGCTAATGGACAAAATGCAACACTTTTCAGATGCTTCTGAGGATGAAGATGACAAA AACAGCTCTACCTCCAGTAACATTAACCTGGGACCCTCTGGAAATCCACA tgccaAACCCACAGACTTTGACTTTTTGAAAGTCATAGGAAAAGGGAGTTTTGGGAAG GTGTTCCTTGCAAAACGAAATCATGATGGAAAGTATTATGCTGTCAAGGTCTTACAAAAAAAGGTCATTCTGAACAGAAAAGAG caaaaacacatcatGGCAGAACGCAATGTGCTGCTGAAGAATGTGAAACACCCTTTCCTGGTTGGGCTCCATTATTCcttccaaaccacagacaagTTGTACTTCGTCTTGGACTTCATCAATGGAGGAGAA cttttctttcatcTACAAAGAGAACGGACCTTTCCAGAGCCCAGAGCAAAGTTCTACATTGCCGAGATGGCAAGTGCACTGGGATATCTGCATTCTCTCAACATTGTTTACAG AGACTTGAAGCCAGAAAATATCCTTCTTGACCATGAA GGGCATATCATTCTGACGGATTTTGGGTTGTGCAAGGAAGGCATTTCCCAGACAGATACCACCACTACATTTTGTGGTACACCTGAG TACTTGGCTCCAGAAGTCCTGAGGAAACAGCCATATGATAATACAGTAGACTGGTGGTGTTTGGGTTCAGTCCTGTATGAAATGCTCTTTGGCTTG ccGCCATTCTACAGCAGGGACACACACGAAATGTATGACAACATCCTCCACAAGCCGCTTGCGAAGCGTCCCGGTGCGTCCAGCACGGCCTGGTCCATCCTCCAGGGCCTGCTGGAGAAAGACGGCACAAACAGACTGGGGTCCAGGGATGACTTT aatgaaatAAGAGCGCACAGCTTTTTCTCTTCCATCAACTGGGATGACCTGGAACAGAAGAAGATCCCTCCCCCTTTCATACCCAATGTG AGCTCTTACTGTGACATCTCAAACTTCGATCCCGAGTTCACTGAAGAGATGGTTCCcaactccatctgctggactCAAGAACATTCCATAGTCAACGCTAGTGTCATGGAGGCCGATGACGCCTTTGTGGGCTTTTCTTACGCCCCGCCTTCTGATGACTCCTTCCTATGA